One Euzebyales bacterium genomic window, AGTCGCGCTGGACGCGTCCGACGAATCCGACGTAGAAGAACACGGCAACGATCGCCGCGTTCAGGAAGAACACGCGAGGGTTGGACTGGAACTCCTCATCGGTCAGCGCAGCGACCGGCAGCACCGCGCCGAGCGCAGCCAGCGCGGCGACTACGGCGGTCCTCGGGCTGCTCGCGTACAGGCCCACGCTGTACAGGCTGACGATGAACGCGACAAAGCCCGCGTTGAAGTGTTCCAGGGGTGGCGTGGTGACGTAGGGGATCGCGAACCACGCGAGGTTGACCAGTGTGAGCGCCGCGAGCACGGCGATGGCGTGGCGGCGGCGCCACTGCAGTGGCACGGCCGCCGCCGCCAGGAAGGCGGCACCCGACAGCCGGTCGACGGTTCCACCTGCTGGTGGATCGACGAGCTGCCACACGTCGAAGGCGCATACGAACAACGCGACGCACGAGTCGAACACGCGCGACCTGACCGGTTCGGGGACGACCATCGCGCGCATCGCACCGCGCGTCCGCCGCCACGCCCAACGACCCACGCGGGTGGGGCGGAGCCGCAGGGCCTGGCCCTTCGCGACACTCATCGGCGCGCCTCTGGTCACTGGGTGGTCCCGGGGCGCTTCCGGGAACCCGGCCCGGTTCGAGTATCTCAGCTTTGTCACCCGGATGCCTCCCGGCCTGCCCGCGCGCGGCCCGTTAGCCGAGCCGCCGCGCTGCCTCGGCGGCGAGCTTCACCCTGCTCGAAAGGCCGAGCTTGCAGAACACGTGCTCGAGGTGGGTCGCCACGGTCCGTCTGGACACGAACAGGCGTTCGGCGATCTCGCGGTTGGTCAGGCCCTCGGTGGTCAGCCCCACCACCCTCAACTCGGCGTCGGTCAGG contains:
- a CDS encoding helix-turn-helix transcriptional regulator, which encodes MGAGVAPIEVRAPRDRSAWGWDSLTDAELRVVGLTTEGLTNREIAERLFVSRRTVATHLEHVFCKLGLSSRVKLAAEAARRLG